Proteins encoded by one window of Blautia faecicola:
- a CDS encoding iron-containing alcohol dehydrogenase family protein, which translates to MNIEAVFFCNYSIGTDTWKEVPFVCGLYGKRILLIGGKKALRAGKERLVQAIAGTGMEIVDTVVFGEDCTYENIHRWAAYAKEKQVDMIFGMGGGKALDTAKGAGYEAGFPVFTFPTIAATCAATTALSVVYKENGTFDSFYFYERPARHCFIDLEVIAKAPARYLQAGMGDTLGKYFECHFAARGDQLEHSSALGREISNMCYTPLMEYGVQAWKDCKEDKVSTALKQAVLANIVSTGLVSLVVLDEYNCAIAHSVCYGLDVLPGFEESYLHGNVVAYGVLVQLAVDGQLDEARKLKRFLQKLEIATTLCEMQVPLERLILAPVLKETVEGPDMEHIPYEVTEDMIYQAMEDVEALEC; encoded by the coding sequence ATGAATATAGAAGCAGTTTTCTTTTGTAATTATTCGATCGGAACAGATACATGGAAAGAAGTTCCCTTTGTGTGCGGGCTGTACGGAAAACGGATCCTTCTGATCGGTGGGAAAAAGGCACTGCGTGCGGGAAAAGAGCGCCTGGTGCAGGCAATTGCCGGAACCGGGATGGAAATTGTGGATACGGTTGTTTTTGGTGAAGACTGTACATATGAAAATATTCACCGCTGGGCGGCATATGCAAAAGAAAAACAGGTGGATATGATCTTTGGTATGGGTGGCGGTAAAGCGCTGGATACGGCAAAGGGAGCCGGATATGAGGCAGGATTTCCGGTCTTTACATTTCCGACGATCGCAGCGACTTGTGCGGCAACAACAGCACTTTCTGTTGTATACAAAGAAAATGGAACGTTTGACAGCTTTTATTTTTATGAGCGTCCGGCGAGACATTGCTTTATCGATCTGGAAGTGATTGCAAAAGCACCGGCAAGATACCTGCAGGCGGGAATGGGAGATACGCTTGGAAAATATTTTGAGTGCCATTTTGCGGCGCGGGGAGATCAGCTGGAACACAGTTCGGCACTGGGAAGAGAAATCAGCAATATGTGCTATACCCCGCTTATGGAATATGGCGTGCAGGCGTGGAAAGACTGCAAAGAAGACAAAGTATCCACAGCACTCAAACAGGCGGTACTCGCCAACATCGTAAGTACCGGGCTGGTATCGCTGGTGGTGCTTGATGAATATAACTGTGCGATCGCACATTCGGTATGTTACGGGCTGGATGTACTTCCGGGATTCGAGGAATCTTATCTGCATGGAAATGTGGTAGCTTACGGGGTGCTGGTGCAGCTGGCAGTAGACGGGCAGCTGGATGAGGCACGGAAGCTGAAACGGTTCCTACAGAAACTGGAGATTGCAACAACTCTGTGCGAAATGCAGGTTCCGCTGGAACGGCTGATCCTTGCACCGGTATTAAAAGAGACGGTAGAGGGTCCGGATATGGAACATATTCCATATGAAGTGACAGAGGATATGATCTATCAGGCAATGGAGGATGTAGAAGCACTGGAGTGCTGA
- a CDS encoding pyridoxal phosphate-dependent aminotransferase, with product MPGLSNRVQTFTDSVIRRMTRISDEYGAINLSQGFPDFDPPKEIMDALAKAAYEGPHQYSITFGAENFREALARKQGRAIGRTIDPDKEIVVTCGGTEAMMCAMMTICNPGDKVMVFSPFYENYGADAILSGADPIYIPLVPPEYHFDMSLVEKGFQDGAKAIIVCNPSNPCGKVFSREELMGIGELAVKYDAFVVTDEVYEHMVYAPYHHTCMASLPGMYEHTITCNSLSKTYSITGWRLGYLIGPEEVIEAAKKVHDFLTVGAAAPLQEAATVGLNFPESYYTELLETYTKKRAYFLDGLDRIGLKHNVPQGTYFVLIDIQEFLDLPQFAGYTDLEFCEWMIKNIGVAAVPGSSFFKEDVNHLIRLHFAREEATIDEALERLSKLKELLK from the coding sequence ATGCCAGGATTAAGTAACAGGGTACAGACATTTACGGATTCGGTAATCCGCAGAATGACGCGAATCAGTGATGAGTATGGAGCAATCAATCTTTCTCAGGGATTTCCGGATTTTGATCCGCCGAAGGAGATTATGGATGCGCTGGCGAAGGCAGCTTATGAAGGACCGCACCAGTATTCAATTACTTTCGGAGCGGAAAACTTCAGGGAAGCGCTTGCAAGAAAACAGGGACGGGCGATTGGACGGACGATTGATCCGGATAAGGAGATTGTTGTGACCTGTGGTGGTACGGAAGCGATGATGTGTGCGATGATGACCATCTGTAATCCGGGGGATAAGGTTATGGTATTTTCTCCATTTTATGAAAATTATGGAGCAGATGCGATTTTATCCGGAGCAGATCCGATCTACATTCCTCTGGTTCCGCCGGAATATCATTTTGATATGAGCCTGGTGGAAAAAGGATTTCAGGATGGAGCAAAGGCAATCATCGTGTGTAATCCGTCAAATCCGTGTGGAAAAGTATTTTCCAGAGAGGAACTGATGGGAATCGGGGAACTTGCAGTGAAATATGATGCGTTTGTGGTAACGGATGAGGTGTATGAACATATGGTATATGCGCCGTATCATCACACCTGCATGGCATCCCTACCGGGTATGTATGAGCATACGATCACCTGCAATTCTCTGTCAAAAACATATTCCATTACCGGATGGAGACTGGGATATCTGATCGGACCGGAAGAAGTGATCGAGGCAGCGAAGAAAGTGCATGATTTCCTGACGGTCGGAGCGGCTGCACCGTTACAGGAAGCCGCTACGGTAGGTCTGAATTTCCCGGAGAGTTATTATACGGAGCTTCTGGAGACCTATACAAAGAAACGTGCCTATTTCCTGGATGGTCTGGATCGGATCGGGCTGAAACACAATGTTCCGCAGGGAACGTATTTTGTACTGATTGATATTCAGGAGTTTCTGGATCTGCCTCAGTTTGCGGGGTATACGGATCTGGAATTCTGTGAATGGATGATCAAAAATATCGGAGTGGCTGCGGTTCCGGGTTCCAGCTTCTTTAAGGAGGATGTAAACCATCTGATCCGTCTGCACTTTGCGAGAGAGGAAGCAACGATTGATGAGGCACTGGAGCGTCTTAGCAAATTAAAGGAGTTGTTGAAATAA
- a CDS encoding MerR family transcriptional regulator: MQKFSVPCIKTGDFAKLCNTNKRTLIHYDEIGLFSPAYTDEKGYRYYSENQCDTFFTITCLKEIGMPLKEIKQYIDHKNPEDLQTLLLQQQQKVEADFARLHRIRQVIDTKLQLIHAGEHLQFSDSVSAVSLEDFPEEYLIVSPPLHTSDHEKIFSAIYQHIAYCNHNLLNAGHPYGAMLATEELLQGHQDVYAHFFTKVIQPPTGHPWMSKPAGTYAVIYLKGDYYEADQAFETLLDYIQENNLTPGTYCYKEAVLDEMAVENETQLVTRISIPV; the protein is encoded by the coding sequence ATGCAAAAATTTTCTGTTCCCTGCATAAAAACCGGTGATTTTGCAAAATTATGCAACACAAACAAACGTACACTGATTCATTACGATGAAATCGGTCTCTTTTCCCCGGCGTATACCGATGAAAAAGGTTATCGCTATTACAGTGAAAATCAGTGTGACACATTCTTTACGATCACCTGTCTCAAAGAAATCGGTATGCCCTTAAAAGAAATCAAACAATACATTGACCATAAAAATCCCGAAGACTTACAGACGCTTCTGTTACAGCAGCAACAGAAAGTGGAGGCTGACTTTGCACGTCTCCACCGGATCCGTCAGGTCATCGACACCAAATTGCAGCTGATCCACGCCGGAGAACATCTGCAATTTTCCGATTCCGTCTCAGCCGTAAGCCTCGAAGATTTCCCGGAAGAATATCTGATCGTCAGCCCTCCGTTACATACCAGCGACCACGAAAAGATCTTTTCCGCCATCTATCAGCACATCGCATACTGCAACCACAACCTGTTAAATGCCGGTCACCCCTACGGTGCCATGCTCGCCACCGAGGAACTGTTGCAGGGACATCAGGATGTGTATGCTCACTTTTTCACCAAGGTGATCCAACCACCAACCGGTCATCCCTGGATGAGCAAACCAGCAGGAACATATGCAGTTATCTATCTCAAAGGCGACTACTACGAAGCTGACCAGGCTTTTGAAACTCTCCTGGACTATATTCAAGAAAATAACCTGACACCTGGAACTTATTGCTATAAAGAAGCGGTTCTGGATGAAATGGCAGTAGAGAACGAAACCCAACTCGTAACCCGAATCTCGATTCCTGTATAA
- the mscL gene encoding large conductance mechanosensitive channel protein MscL, with protein sequence MKKFIKEFREFINRGNVMDMAVGIIIGGAFTSIVSSLVDDIINPILGLFGGMNFDQLKWNILGEVTLNYGKFISAVLNFLIMALVIFTIMRVMNSAAAKLNHNKEEKPAAPTTKKCPYCKTEIAIDATRCPHCTSMLEETKETK encoded by the coding sequence GTGAAGAAGTTTATCAAAGAGTTTCGGGAATTTATCAACCGTGGAAATGTGATGGATATGGCTGTCGGTATCATTATTGGTGGTGCTTTTACCAGCATCGTATCTTCTTTGGTTGATGATATCATTAATCCGATTCTTGGACTGTTCGGTGGTATGAATTTTGATCAGCTGAAATGGAACATTTTAGGCGAGGTTACTTTGAATTATGGTAAGTTTATCTCAGCTGTATTGAATTTCCTGATTATGGCACTGGTGATCTTTACGATTATGAGAGTTATGAACAGTGCGGCTGCAAAGCTGAATCATAACAAAGAAGAAAAACCGGCTGCACCGACAACGAAGAAATGTCCTTATTGTAAGACAGAGATTGCCATTGATGCAACCAGATGTCCGCATTGTACTTCGATGCTGGAAGAAACGAAAGAGACGAAATAA